AGTACACGTAGCCATTATTCCCGACGGCAATCGCCATTGGGCAAGAGAAAGAGGACTCAAGCCCTGGGAAGGACATGAAGCGGGAGCGAAAAATACTGAAAAATTAGTGCGCAAGGCCCAAGAAGCGGGAATTAAATGTTTTTCTTTTTGGGGCTCATCAATTCAGAACCTGCGCAAAAGGCCGATGCAGGAAAGGCGAAACCTTTTAAGAATTTACGAAAAATATCTTTCCAAACTCATTGATTCAGACGATGTCCATAAAAATCAAGTCAGAATCAACATTATTGGAAAATGGGAAGAATTTTTTCCCGAGCGTCTGAAAAAAATTATCAGGGAATGCGCGAGGAAAACAGCGCATTATAAGCAGTTTTTTTTGAACATTATGCTGGCTTACAGCGGCGACGATGAAATGCTTGAAGCGGTGAAAAAAATAGTAAAGAGTGAAATCCCCGCTGCGAAAATATCATTTGAGACCATTAAAGAAAATTTGCTGACTAAGGACTTGCCGCCGGTTGATCTTTTGATTCGCACGGGAGGTGAGCCGCATCTCT
This window of the Candidatus Moraniibacteriota bacterium genome carries:
- the uppS gene encoding polyprenyl diphosphate synthase — its product is MKSDNLPVHVAIIPDGNRHWARERGLKPWEGHEAGAKNTEKLVRKAQEAGIKCFSFWGSSIQNLRKRPMQERRNLLRIYEKYLSKLIDSDDVHKNQVRINIIGKWEEFFPERLKKIIRECARKTAHYKQFFLNIMLAYSGDDEMLEAVKKIVKSEIPAAKISFETIKENLLTKDLPPVDLLIRTGGEPHLSVGFMMWDIANAQLYFPDKFYPDFDEKEFEKAIREYQRRERRHGK